A window of Candidatus Eisenbacteria bacterium contains these coding sequences:
- the secE gene encoding preprotein translocase subunit SecE has product MGIVQRTTEFLKEVRVESAKVTWPSRKALRESTVVVIVAVTFIGVFTGAVDRILSMFLGFIIR; this is encoded by the coding sequence ATGGGAATCGTTCAAAGAACGACCGAGTTCCTCAAGGAAGTAAGGGTTGAATCGGCAAAGGTGACCTGGCCCAGCAGGAAGGCGCTCAGGGAATCCACGGTCGTTGTGATCGTAGCGGTGACCTTTATCGGAGTCTTCACCGGCGCCGTCGACAGAATACTCTCGATGTTTCTCGGATTCATTATCAGGTGA